A single region of the Candidatus Cloacimonadaceae bacterium genome encodes:
- a CDS encoding serine/threonine-protein kinase, translated as MELTKGVILRDYHIISLLGEGGMGEVYLAEEVMLGRQVAIKRLSPNLTKDAQFSERFINEARIQARLIHPNIVALYNFFVEDGVYYMVMEYAEGNMLKELIAMTGPIPEPRALHIFKQIVNALAYAHS; from the coding sequence ATGGAGCTAACCAAAGGGGTAATTCTACGGGATTATCATATAATCTCCTTACTCGGCGAAGGCGGGATGGGAGAAGTCTATCTGGCGGAGGAAGTTATGTTGGGCAGGCAAGTGGCGATCAAACGCCTGAGCCCCAATCTTACCAAAGACGCCCAATTTTCCGAACGTTTTATCAATGAAGCGCGCATTCAAGCAAGATTGATTCATCCCAATATCGTGGCTTTATACAATTTCTTCGTGGAAGATGGGGTCTATTACATGGTGATGGAATATGCGGAGGGGAATATGCTGAAAGAGCTGATTGCGATGACCGGTCCCATTCCCGAACCGCGTGCCCTCCATATTTTCAAGCAAATCGTCAATGCCCTGGCTTATGCCCATTCC
- a CDS encoding FlgD immunoglobulin-like domain containing protein, with translation MKKQALAMVFLLFGCVCVAQNAGDYRSRENTLGNWMDTNVWQVFESGTWQDTMTYPTAANGVITIRTGASFSINSSFGIDQTIVENGALITHSAGTLTLVNGADAHDLVVRGQYYRTAISATISISTGAQIYFEDGSSYIHHATGGNLPPINWHNNATLDLKTTMADNQIYNSDIGNLIVNLGATQSELVRNSGFGFTHTIRGSVTINSGTLSISPAATNITLIINGNLRIVGGTFRIDNRSSLSNLSRIKSARVIGNYIQSGGTLDFSNETSTSLPVNTCYAYLDIYGNFAMSGGTITESALDIDYQTRVRMFGSTKEVGKNQSNRSIQTFSKTGGTISNNVSFSVSSGSITDFDSHVLSGGTGSFTLESGATLITAHPAGISVSGATGSIQTTGSRSFNSSANYVFSGAQAQITGSGLPATVNNLVINNTSGVTLSNPVTVNGTLTMQNGSLGGTRTVDGFNDHAKYLNIAENNILISGLSVGTSVIEENYPNRVKRQWSISGTASGNKVITFYWTMDDDSNFNWGDRVPSIFNGSTEYPGDTIGSAYNVSGALRWITVLAPLTNSKSIWQIGIKGGAGTLPVELSSFTASPSANSGVQIMWITQSETNCMGFYVYRGEDQDFANTLRLNQFVSATNTSQMQSYVLFDREISESSTYHYWLESLDFDGVNTLHGPISITINYDSSGGGQVPLNTSINSIYPNPFNPDLTIDFSILAPANISLKVYNSKGQHIKTLHSGPRDQGFHRLIWDGKDSQNAAVGSGIYYIVMDGTLLRDVKKAVLMK, from the coding sequence ATGAAAAAACAAGCTCTGGCTATGGTTTTTCTTTTATTTGGATGCGTATGCGTTGCACAGAACGCTGGTGATTACCGTAGCAGGGAAAACACCCTCGGCAACTGGATGGACACCAATGTCTGGCAGGTATTCGAATCCGGAACATGGCAGGATACTATGACCTATCCCACTGCGGCAAATGGCGTTATCACCATTCGGACAGGTGCATCGTTCTCGATCAACAGTTCCTTTGGCATCGATCAAACCATCGTGGAAAACGGAGCATTGATCACCCATTCAGCAGGAACTTTGACGCTCGTCAACGGCGCGGATGCTCATGATCTGGTAGTGCGTGGTCAATACTACCGGACTGCTATTTCTGCCACCATCAGCATCTCCACCGGGGCGCAGATCTACTTTGAGGACGGCTCAAGCTATATTCATCATGCCACGGGTGGGAATCTACCGCCAATCAACTGGCACAATAATGCGACGCTGGATTTGAAAACTACAATGGCGGACAACCAAATCTACAACTCTGATATTGGTAATCTAATCGTGAATCTTGGAGCTACACAATCTGAGCTGGTGCGAAATTCTGGTTTTGGTTTCACGCACACAATCAGAGGTTCCGTGACCATCAACAGCGGGACATTAAGTATAAGCCCTGCCGCAACGAATATAACTCTGATCATAAATGGGAATCTGAGAATCGTCGGAGGGACGTTTAGAATTGACAATCGTAGCAGTCTCAGCAACCTTTCTCGGATCAAATCAGCAAGGGTAATTGGAAACTACATTCAATCCGGCGGGACATTGGACTTTTCAAACGAAACCTCCACATCGCTACCGGTAAATACATGCTACGCATATCTCGATATCTACGGCAATTTTGCCATGAGCGGTGGAACGATTACCGAAAGCGCTTTGGACATTGACTATCAAACACGGGTTAGAATGTTCGGATCCACAAAAGAAGTGGGGAAAAACCAATCAAACCGGAGCATCCAGACTTTCTCAAAAACAGGCGGAACTATCTCCAACAATGTCAGCTTCAGCGTATCCAGCGGATCGATAACGGATTTCGACAGCCACGTTCTCAGCGGTGGTACCGGCTCATTTACTCTGGAAAGCGGAGCTACTTTGATTACTGCCCATCCGGCTGGCATAAGCGTTAGCGGGGCAACTGGTTCGATCCAAACCACAGGTTCAAGATCATTCAATAGCTCCGCGAACTATGTCTTCAGCGGGGCTCAAGCACAGATCACCGGCAGCGGTTTGCCTGCGACTGTGAACAACCTGGTGATCAATAATACCTCCGGCGTCACGCTCAGCAATCCGGTTACTGTGAATGGCACCCTAACCATGCAGAATGGCAGCCTTGGCGGCACGCGAACCGTAGATGGGTTCAATGACCACGCTAAATATCTCAACATTGCCGAAAATAACATTCTTATCAGTGGTTTATCGGTAGGCACTTCGGTGATCGAAGAAAACTACCCAAACCGCGTAAAACGCCAATGGTCGATATCCGGAACGGCTTCTGGAAACAAGGTGATCACCTTCTATTGGACGATGGACGATGATTCAAACTTCAACTGGGGCGATCGAGTTCCATCTATTTTCAATGGAAGTACCGAATATCCCGGAGATACAATCGGAAGTGCATATAATGTTTCCGGTGCTCTGCGCTGGATCACTGTATTAGCACCTCTGACAAACTCCAAGTCTATCTGGCAGATAGGGATAAAAGGTGGTGCCGGAACCTTGCCGGTGGAGCTTTCATCTTTCACAGCAAGCCCCAGTGCAAATAGCGGTGTGCAAATCATGTGGATCACGCAATCTGAGACCAATTGCATGGGCTTCTATGTATATCGCGGGGAAGATCAGGACTTTGCCAATACCCTGCGGCTAAACCAGTTCGTATCCGCGACCAACACCTCGCAGATGCAATCCTATGTGCTGTTTGACAGAGAAATATCAGAAAGCAGCACTTATCATTACTGGCTGGAAAGTCTCGATTTCGATGGCGTCAATACGCTGCATGGCCCGATCTCGATCACGATAAATTATGATTCATCCGGCGGCGGACAGGTTCCATTGAACACTTCGATCAATTCCATCTATCCCAATCCCTTCAACCCCGATCTGACGATAGATTTCTCCATCCTTGCCCCGGCGAATATTTCCCTGAAGGTCTATAACAGCAAAGGGCAACATATCAAAACCCTGCACTCCGGACCTCGAGATCAAGGCTTCCACAGACTCATCTGGGATGGAAAAGACTCTCAAAACGCGGCTGTAGGCAGCGGAATCTACTACATCGTGATGGATGGCACTTTGCTGAGAGATGTGAAGAAAGCGGTACTGATGAAATAG
- a CDS encoding glycosyltransferase yields the protein MIRILHILTRLCVGGTCAYVMQLSHALNNDHYQSYVLTGMIEPDEADMSYLADRYGIKPHYVNTMCRSLNPVKDFITIIEIIKVIRKIKPDVVFTNNAKAGVVGRIAAFIMGVPIIIHTYHGNNFSGYFGKLMSTFSIITEKALAFISTCLVAISPQQYEELSRLKIAPEPKIRMIPLGFDLAEVIHDKSDLGKFRAQYQISSETKIVALVGRLAAIKNPAYFINIAKAVLARRQDTIFLLVGDGELRPELQEQIDRNELQKKVIITGFIKDLKPMYADIDILMLTSNREGTPVSIIEAMANRNIVISTRVGGVENLIDNEVNGFVYAVGDMAGMISRIDDVLNNPESYISITERAHQKIVEHYSMSVLEQNIKGLITEFGKDSKC from the coding sequence TTGATCCGTATCTTACACATTTTGACCAGACTATGTGTCGGGGGCACATGCGCTTATGTGATGCAATTGAGCCACGCGCTAAACAACGATCATTACCAGTCCTATGTCCTGACCGGAATGATCGAACCTGATGAGGCAGATATGTCCTATCTTGCTGACAGATATGGCATTAAACCGCATTATGTAAATACTATGTGCCGCAGCCTGAATCCGGTGAAGGATTTTATTACGATTATCGAGATCATCAAAGTGATAAGAAAGATCAAGCCGGATGTAGTCTTTACAAACAATGCAAAAGCCGGCGTAGTCGGCAGAATTGCGGCTTTTATCATGGGTGTCCCCATCATCATTCATACCTATCACGGAAATAATTTTTCGGGATATTTTGGCAAACTGATGAGCACTTTTTCGATTATCACAGAAAAGGCGTTAGCCTTTATCAGCACTTGTCTGGTCGCCATAAGCCCTCAGCAATACGAGGAATTGAGCCGCTTAAAAATCGCACCAGAGCCAAAAATCCGCATGATTCCCCTTGGTTTTGATTTGGCGGAAGTTATACACGACAAATCCGACCTTGGAAAATTCCGCGCTCAGTATCAGATTTCCTCGGAAACGAAGATCGTGGCATTGGTGGGAAGACTTGCTGCAATCAAAAATCCCGCCTATTTCATCAACATCGCCAAAGCGGTTTTGGCAAGACGGCAGGACACGATCTTCCTTCTAGTCGGCGATGGTGAATTGCGTCCTGAATTGCAGGAGCAGATAGATCGGAATGAGTTGCAAAAAAAGGTCATTATCACAGGTTTTATCAAGGATCTCAAGCCCATGTACGCCGATATTGATATCCTGATGCTGACATCAAATCGGGAAGGCACGCCAGTTTCGATTATCGAAGCGATGGCAAATCGAAATATCGTGATTTCAACCAGGGTCGGAGGAGTGGAAAACCTGATCGACAACGAGGTAAATGGATTTGTCTATGCTGTCGGCGACATGGCGGGCATGATCAGCAGGATAGATGATGTTCTGAACAACCCAGAAAGCTACATATCGATTACCGAGCGGGCGCATCAAAAGATCGTGGAACATTATTCGATGTCGGTTCTGGAACAAAACATCAAAGGGCTGATCACGGAATTTGGCAAGGATTCCAAGTGCTGA
- a CDS encoding NAD(P)-dependent oxidoreductase, protein MNIMVTGTNGFVGSKLMFDLEAQRHNIIGIDISERCDDIAHPKTLIGDIRKIDDLNRVHDAFVESNRAGIEMIIHCAAAKHDFGVSHKEYYSHNKIGTKVLLDFAGQHKINKIVYFSTVGVYGHPTECTDENGIYNPDHPYGASKLAGELLCLEWQKESADHWLLVLRPTVIYGAYNYANMYKMMDMMHRKPWITIGDGNYIKSIVSRANVIDMTIFAMGKMKPGLLDYNCVDKPYITVRRLMEIIAANSAFKIPRIQVPVSFAVFIGRLFDIPARLFKIDLPVNSDRMKKFATATHFASEKIRDNGYVQKHSIEDEILKMTSWYLELKKKSR, encoded by the coding sequence ATGAATATAATGGTTACAGGTACGAACGGTTTCGTCGGCTCAAAGCTGATGTTTGATCTGGAAGCCCAACGGCACAATATTATCGGGATCGATATATCTGAACGTTGCGACGATATCGCTCATCCTAAAACACTGATCGGCGACATAAGGAAAATCGACGACTTGAATCGGGTGCATGACGCCTTTGTCGAAAGCAATCGTGCCGGCATTGAGATGATCATTCATTGTGCCGCCGCGAAGCATGATTTTGGTGTGTCCCACAAGGAGTATTACAGCCACAACAAAATCGGAACCAAGGTTCTTTTGGATTTTGCCGGACAACACAAGATCAACAAAATTGTTTACTTTAGCACAGTCGGTGTGTATGGACATCCCACGGAGTGTACGGATGAGAATGGGATTTACAATCCGGATCATCCTTATGGGGCATCCAAACTTGCGGGTGAATTGCTTTGCCTGGAGTGGCAAAAGGAAAGTGCCGACCATTGGCTGCTCGTTCTGCGTCCCACGGTGATTTATGGGGCATACAACTATGCCAATATGTATAAGATGATGGACATGATGCACCGCAAGCCCTGGATCACTATCGGGGACGGAAATTATATTAAATCGATCGTCTCTCGGGCAAATGTGATCGATATGACAATTTTTGCAATGGGGAAAATGAAGCCCGGTCTGTTGGATTACAACTGTGTGGACAAGCCATATATTACCGTTCGCCGCCTCATGGAGATCATCGCCGCCAATTCAGCTTTCAAAATTCCCCGAATTCAGGTGCCGGTCTCTTTTGCTGTTTTCATCGGAAGACTGTTTGATATTCCCGCCAGACTATTCAAAATCGACCTGCCGGTAAATAGCGACAGAATGAAGAAATTTGCCACTGCCACCCATTTTGCCTCTGAGAAAATAAGAGACAACGGCTATGTGCAAAAACACTCTATCGAAGATGAGATATTAAAGATGACATCCTGGTATCTGGAACTGAAAAAAAAATCCCGCTGA
- a CDS encoding DUF294 nucleotidyltransferase-like domain-containing protein, translating into MTDYKIINSHKSPNETALKTIKVDLHCHSAHSDGILSPEQLARKISEVGVKYASLADHNTISGLAVFKKALMSYGIGFISGAEFTTLHKSHVIHILAYGFDMNDSGFNALLNDKYSSKTDITDSVMYKVFGNTSEVINIIHRAGGIAILAHPFQTIPDYKELRILLNELQKLGLDGVEAIYEPNSLETQRQLLEIAAEGNFIVSAGTDFHHPDESSPGIVITVDQWKKFRNALLKSSINHTDNATLPIRPKKPKNKWFSLLTHIYMPAVMTLTLFIVALFIILLPYFEKTLLERKRDNIKQLTQVAWGVLKEASSEVETGHLTLEQAQKLAKNRIAAMRYGPNNRDYFWLQDLTPRILMHPYRTDLNDQDVSDYRDAEGTKIFVAFAELVKKQGEGFISYVWQWMGESNRMEPKESYIRIFEPWGWLIGTGIYVCDVQAEIANLRSYLVKMSLVIIILVLLLLIYLVRQGLLLERSRNEAEKLLIESVDRYKTLSEAATEGALFVSDNRCRYANAVMYELLGCSSENIELLDIADVFPETEINLKWLSHFPNINHAEFPNPAEGVLRRTDGTTLCCTLTFRGKYDDPNSGCMIIVRRSVDITVHTGTHIVLNRLLHIPSSIAEDLTESIQNAKFESEIVLLRKKTNRMVLSLLEIGTSSIAITSMISTITDVIVQKMLEFCFRELGQTAVPFTFLALGSHGRRAQTMFSDQDNAIIYKPQHKGIDKETEAYFLRLGTMLCDLLEQAGYKKCPGQKMASNPLWCQPMHIWKAYFEEWIRNCEPQQVVEFSIFFDFRPVAGDAELATELRSYVNALLKETPFFLTQLAQNALLFKTPMRVLGSIVTSSSKTHPGRIDVKSPAMAIVSFTRLYALKNGIVETNTISRLDDIKNLGIMLDSRHRDIVTAYETLVKMRLWNQALAIEKNLDSDNWIDPGQLGHLEEVILRECFKEIDDLQTLIQKDFLAYLIS; encoded by the coding sequence ATGACAGATTACAAAATCATAAATTCACATAAAAGTCCGAATGAAACGGCACTAAAAACCATCAAAGTTGATCTGCATTGTCATTCTGCGCATAGTGACGGTATTTTATCGCCCGAACAGCTTGCCCGTAAGATTTCTGAAGTCGGTGTTAAATATGCTTCATTGGCGGATCACAATACAATAAGCGGCTTGGCAGTATTTAAGAAGGCACTGATGTCTTACGGGATAGGTTTTATCTCGGGAGCTGAGTTTACCACTCTTCATAAGAGCCATGTCATTCACATTTTGGCATACGGCTTTGACATGAATGATTCGGGTTTCAATGCACTACTAAACGACAAATACAGCTCTAAAACAGATATAACGGATAGTGTGATGTACAAAGTTTTCGGAAACACATCAGAAGTTATCAATATAATTCATAGAGCAGGCGGCATAGCGATTCTGGCTCACCCTTTTCAAACCATACCAGATTATAAAGAATTAAGAATTCTGCTAAATGAGTTGCAAAAACTTGGTCTTGATGGAGTTGAAGCTATTTATGAACCAAATTCTCTGGAAACTCAGCGTCAGTTGTTGGAGATTGCTGCCGAAGGCAATTTCATCGTTTCTGCGGGGACGGACTTTCATCACCCCGATGAATCTTCTCCTGGAATCGTTATAACAGTTGATCAATGGAAAAAGTTCCGAAATGCATTATTGAAAAGCTCTATCAACCACACAGATAATGCAACTTTGCCGATACGGCCGAAGAAACCGAAAAATAAATGGTTCTCGTTGCTTACGCACATCTATATGCCCGCAGTAATGACCTTGACACTATTCATTGTTGCCTTGTTTATAATTCTGCTCCCTTATTTTGAAAAAACTCTTCTTGAGAGAAAACGGGACAACATAAAACAGCTAACTCAAGTGGCTTGGGGTGTGCTGAAGGAAGCATCGTCAGAAGTAGAAACCGGACATCTCACTCTTGAACAGGCCCAGAAACTGGCAAAAAACAGAATTGCAGCTATGCGCTATGGCCCGAATAATAGAGATTATTTCTGGTTACAGGATTTGACTCCACGCATCTTAATGCACCCCTACAGAACTGATCTCAATGATCAGGATGTTTCCGATTATCGTGATGCAGAAGGCACTAAAATATTCGTGGCTTTTGCCGAACTGGTTAAAAAGCAGGGCGAAGGGTTCATCAGCTATGTCTGGCAATGGATGGGCGAATCCAACAGAATGGAACCCAAAGAATCGTACATCCGTATCTTCGAGCCCTGGGGATGGTTGATAGGTACTGGTATTTATGTTTGCGATGTTCAGGCAGAAATTGCAAATCTCAGAAGTTACCTTGTAAAAATGTCATTGGTAATAATAATTCTCGTTTTGTTACTGCTAATCTATCTGGTAAGACAGGGATTGCTGCTTGAACGCTCAAGAAATGAAGCAGAGAAACTATTAATCGAATCTGTTGATAGATATAAAACCTTAAGCGAAGCAGCCACCGAAGGGGCTTTGTTTGTTAGCGACAACCGATGCAGGTATGCCAATGCAGTTATGTATGAATTGCTCGGGTGTAGTTCGGAAAACATCGAACTTCTCGATATAGCGGATGTTTTCCCCGAAACTGAAATCAATCTGAAATGGCTCTCACATTTTCCTAACATCAATCATGCCGAGTTTCCCAATCCCGCAGAAGGAGTTTTAAGAAGAACTGACGGTACAACTCTTTGCTGTACCTTAACCTTTAGGGGAAAATACGACGATCCTAATTCCGGCTGTATGATTATCGTGAGACGTTCTGTTGATATAACCGTTCATACAGGAACACATATTGTCCTGAATCGGCTGTTACACATACCGAGCAGTATAGCAGAAGACTTAACCGAATCCATCCAAAATGCGAAATTTGAGAGTGAAATCGTCTTACTGAGAAAAAAGACCAACAGGATGGTGTTGTCTCTGTTGGAGATTGGTACTTCTTCCATAGCAATAACCTCAATGATTTCTACGATAACAGATGTTATTGTGCAAAAAATGCTGGAGTTTTGCTTCAGAGAGTTGGGGCAAACTGCAGTTCCCTTCACATTTTTGGCTTTGGGCAGTCATGGCAGGCGGGCACAAACGATGTTTAGCGACCAGGATAACGCAATAATCTATAAACCCCAACACAAGGGTATTGATAAAGAAACAGAAGCATATTTTTTGCGTCTGGGGACGATGCTCTGCGATTTACTTGAACAAGCGGGATACAAAAAATGTCCCGGTCAAAAGATGGCAAGCAATCCGCTATGGTGTCAACCAATGCATATCTGGAAAGCATATTTTGAGGAATGGATTAGAAACTGTGAACCGCAGCAGGTTGTAGAATTCAGCATATTCTTTGATTTTCGCCCGGTTGCAGGGGATGCCGAACTGGCTACTGAACTAAGAAGCTACGTAAACGCACTATTGAAAGAAACACCTTTTTTTCTGACACAATTGGCTCAAAATGCTCTTCTCTTCAAAACTCCAATGCGGGTTTTGGGCAGTATTGTAACTTCAAGCAGTAAAACCCATCCTGGCAGAATAGATGTAAAATCTCCGGCTATGGCAATAGTGAGTTTTACTCGCTTATACGCCTTGAAAAACGGTATTGTTGAAACGAATACGATTTCCCGTCTTGACGACATTAAGAATCTCGGAATAATGCTTGATTCCAGGCATAGAGATATAGTT